In the genome of Lentimicrobium sp. L6, one region contains:
- a CDS encoding DUF5689 domain-containing protein — translation MKNILLKISSLAVVLLLLVGMNSCVKDEFDAPPSQNIPVGDMVTVADLLASATSAPQKVTEDKSLYGVITMGEQNGNLYKEAYMRDATGGIKLSLLSSTSLAVGDSVRIYMNGARYYNDNDQITIDSLETTNNLIKISAGKTVKPIDVTISDINTGAYIGQLIKLSGVQFINGELGKTYADAQALVTENRTLEDCTSSTIVRTSGYSNFAGDLIPEGNGTLIAIASSYRGASQLYIRDVEEVVMNGERCGDEPGGSWEVNSSIKAVKDLYQGSRLQIEDEFVFEATVTANDQFGNYYKTLVIQDSERGIEVKINDYDLFLTYAVGQKLLVSCKNLYVDAYGGVVQLGSVYDDNGEEKFGGIDPAFLSSHIQLADGGVALSPTVLEINNLTEDYLGMLIELQNVQFVDADLNETYAEPAASANRTLTNCDGIQTIVRTSSYADFGGNQIAQGNGSFVGILSAYNGDYQFIINDVNDLDMNGQRCDVGGGGGGGGTVTPVDEINETFDAAVDYSDIAIEGWTNMLVAGDRSWQGKIYNSDKYTQASGYNSGLAEMETWLITPPVTNIGTKKLSLKTAMAYWAHTSGNPLTVLVSEDFDGENFETANWTEINPLIAGESDDDNAWIESGDYDLSAFSGNAAIAFKYVGSDTESTSYRLDDIVISDGTGGGGGGGSTVDMIDEQFNSVVDYEDFAAEGWVNVNVEGDRMWQGKVYNTDKYVQSTGYNSGVDYMECWLITPMISDISSKSLSLKTAMAYWAHAGEPLMIMVSTDYDGENYATATWTEINVPTASSSDAEHAWIDSGAVSLSAFSGDAAIAFKYVGSNTESTSIRLDDILVQ, via the coding sequence ATGAAAAATATATTATTAAAAATTTCAAGTTTAGCTGTTGTTCTACTTTTGCTAGTAGGAATGAATAGCTGTGTTAAGGATGAGTTTGATGCGCCACCATCACAAAATATCCCAGTAGGTGATATGGTGACGGTAGCTGATTTATTAGCCTCTGCAACTAGTGCTCCTCAAAAAGTTACTGAAGATAAATCTCTATATGGTGTCATTACCATGGGGGAGCAAAATGGTAACTTATATAAGGAAGCTTATATGCGTGATGCTACTGGAGGAATTAAGTTAAGCTTATTGTCATCTACTAGTCTTGCAGTTGGTGATTCTGTTCGTATTTATATGAACGGAGCTAGGTATTATAATGATAATGACCAAATTACTATTGACTCATTAGAAACCACCAATAATTTGATTAAAATTTCGGCCGGTAAAACAGTTAAACCTATTGATGTGACTATTTCTGATATCAATACAGGAGCTTATATTGGTCAATTGATTAAATTAAGTGGGGTGCAGTTTATAAATGGGGAGTTAGGGAAGACTTATGCTGATGCTCAAGCTCTTGTTACTGAAAACCGCACATTAGAAGATTGTACAAGTTCAACTATTGTTAGAACTAGTGGTTATTCAAACTTTGCTGGTGATTTAATTCCTGAAGGTAATGGTACTTTAATAGCTATTGCTTCAAGTTATAGAGGGGCTTCTCAATTATATATTAGAGATGTTGAAGAAGTAGTGATGAATGGTGAAAGATGTGGGGATGAGCCTGGCGGTAGTTGGGAAGTTAATTCTTCAATTAAAGCAGTAAAAGATTTATATCAAGGTTCAAGATTGCAAATAGAGGATGAATTCGTATTTGAAGCCACTGTTACCGCTAATGACCAGTTTGGTAACTACTATAAAACACTTGTAATTCAGGATTCTGAAAGAGGTATTGAAGTTAAAATAAACGATTACGATTTGTTTTTAACTTATGCTGTAGGACAAAAATTATTAGTGAGTTGTAAAAATTTATACGTTGATGCTTATGGTGGGGTTGTTCAATTAGGTAGTGTTTATGATGATAATGGTGAAGAGAAATTCGGTGGAATTGATCCAGCTTTCCTTTCTTCTCATATTCAGCTTGCCGATGGTGGTGTAGCTTTATCTCCAACAGTATTAGAAATAAATAATCTTACTGAGGATTATTTAGGAATGTTGATTGAATTACAAAATGTTCAATTTGTAGATGCTGATTTGAATGAAACATATGCTGAACCAGCAGCTTCAGCAAATAGAACTTTAACAAATTGTGATGGAATTCAAACCATTGTAAGAACTAGTTCTTATGCTGATTTTGGTGGAAATCAAATTGCTCAAGGAAATGGTTCTTTTGTTGGTATTCTAAGTGCTTATAATGGGGATTATCAATTTATTATAAATGATGTAAATGATCTTGATATGAATGGCCAACGTTGTGATGTTGGTGGCGGCGGAGGCGGTGGTGGAACCGTGACTCCTGTCGACGAAATCAATGAAACTTTTGATGCTGCAGTAGATTATTCAGATATCGCTATTGAAGGTTGGACTAATATGTTGGTTGCAGGTGACCGTTCTTGGCAAGGAAAAATATACAATTCTGATAAGTATACTCAAGCTTCTGGTTATAATTCAGGACTAGCAGAAATGGAAACTTGGTTGATTACTCCTCCTGTAACTAATATTGGAACTAAGAAATTGAGCTTGAAAACTGCTATGGCCTACTGGGCCCATACTTCTGGAAATCCATTAACTGTTTTGGTTTCTGAAGATTTTGATGGTGAAAACTTTGAAACAGCTAATTGGACAGAGATTAATCCTTTGATAGCTGGGGAATCTGATGACGATAATGCATGGATTGAATCAGGTGATTATGATTTATCTGCTTTTAGTGGTAATGCTGCTATTGCTTTTAAATATGTAGGTAGTGATACAGAATCTACTTCTTACCGTCTCGACGATATTGTTATTAGTGATGGAACTGGCGGCGGTGGAGGTGGTGGAAGCACCGTTGACATGATCGACGAGCAATTTAATTCGGTTGTAGATTATGAAGATTTTGCAGCAGAAGGTTGGGTGAATGTAAATGTAGAAGGTGACCGTATGTGGCAAGGTAAAGTTTATAATACTGACAAATATGTTCAGTCAACAGGTTATAATTCTGGCGTAGATTATATGGAGTGTTGGTTAATTACTCCAATGATTTCTGATATTAGTTCGAAATCACTAAGTTTAAAAACAGCTATGGCTTATTGGGCACATGCTGGTGAGCCATTAATGATTATGGTTTCTACAGACTATGATGGTGAAAACTATGCTACAGCAACATGGACAGAGATTAATGTTCCTACTGCTTCTTCATCTGATGCAGAACATGCATGGATTGATTCAGGTGCTGTTTCTTTATCAGCTTTTAGTGGCGATGCTGCCATTGCTTTCAAATACGTAGGAAGCAATACAGAATCTACTTCTATTCGTTTAGACGATATCTTGGTGCAATAA